From a single Kryptolebias marmoratus isolate JLee-2015 linkage group LG17, ASM164957v2, whole genome shotgun sequence genomic region:
- the ccr10 gene encoding C-C chemokine receptor type 10 isoform X1 encodes MFNASNTTAAMDYSTADFQNYSEYDNGSYLDEEDASDWCEAGEQQEHVIKMFQTCAFCLIFLLGIMGNCLVITTFALFRRFRLRSMTDVFLFHLALADLLLLLTLPLQATDTHLGWIFSEFLCKATRACYAINTYSGLLLLACISVDRYMVVARAQEMLRLRSRILTAGKVATVGVWIVAVLLSLPEILFSGVSSNQTNQTYCVVQKSGQAKMATNGAIIAVFCVSLFIMVMCYTSIGLVLWEGHHHRRGKQWHRQRTLKLMVVLVLVFLLFQLPYTVVLSQKLVGQFCGLLLEYITCTLAYTRCCLNPILYALVGVRFRKDVLQLVHDSGCPCGFHVSLQTASSTSISAASPALTVLSACSPTSPDRSNSSSDAAAPLKFQFPASR; translated from the exons ATGTTCAACGCCTCCAACACCACAG CAGCGATGGATTACAGCACCGCTGACTTCCAGAACTACTCTGAATATGATAACGGCTCTTATCTCGATGAAGAGGACGCCTCTGACTGGTGTGAGGCTGGCGAGCAGCAGGAGCACGTCATCAAAATGTTTCAGACGTGTGCCTTCTGTCTCATCTTTCTGCTCGGCATCATGGGAAACTGCCTGGTGATCACCACCTTTGCCCTCTTCCGCCGCTTCCGGCTCCGCTCCATGACCGACGTCTTCCTGTTCCACCTGGCGCTGGCggacctcctgctgctcctcacgCTCCCCCTGCAGGCCACCGACACGCACCTCGGTTGGATCTTCTCCGAGTTCCTCTGCAAAGCCACACGCGCGTGCTACGCCATTAACACGTACAgcgggctgctgctgctcgccTGCATCAGCGTCGACCGCTACATGGTGGTGGCTCGAGCCCAGGAGATGCTGCGGCTGCGCAGTCGGATCCTGACCGCAGGGAAGGTCGCCACTGTGGGGGTCTGGATCGTCGCGGTTCTCCTCAGCCTGCCTGAAATCCTCTTTTCAGGAGTTTCCAGCAACCAAACTAACCAAACTTACTGCGTCGTGCAGAAGAGCGGGCAagccaagatggccaccaatgGAGCCATCATTGCGGTCTTCTGCGTGTCCCTCTTCATCATGGTGATGTGCTACACTTCCATCGGTTTGGTGTTGTGGGAGGGGCACCACCATCGGCGAGGGAAGCAGTGGCACCGCCAGCGCACGCTGAAGCTGATGGTGGTTCTGGTGCTGGTGTTCCTGCTCTTCCAGCTGCCGTACACCGTGGTGCTGTCCCAGAAGCTGGTGGGGCAGTTCTGCGGTCTGCTGCTGGAGTACATCACCTGCACGCTGGCGTACACGCGCTGCTGCCTCAACCCCATCCTGTACGCCCTGGTCGGCGTGCGCTTCCGGAAGGACGTGCTGCAGCTCGTGCACGACTCGGGCTGCCCGTGTGGCTTCCACGTCAGCCTGCAGACGGCGAGCTCCACCTCCATCTCGGCCGCCTCCCCAGCCCTCACCGTGCTCTCGGCCTGCTCGCCAACATCGCCGGATCGCAGCAACTCCAGCAGCGACGCGGCGGCTCCCCTCAAGTTCCAGTTCCCAGCCTCCAGATGA
- the ccr10 gene encoding C-C chemokine receptor type 10 isoform X2 yields MFNASNTTAMDYSTADFQNYSEYDNGSYLDEEDASDWCEAGEQQEHVIKMFQTCAFCLIFLLGIMGNCLVITTFALFRRFRLRSMTDVFLFHLALADLLLLLTLPLQATDTHLGWIFSEFLCKATRACYAINTYSGLLLLACISVDRYMVVARAQEMLRLRSRILTAGKVATVGVWIVAVLLSLPEILFSGVSSNQTNQTYCVVQKSGQAKMATNGAIIAVFCVSLFIMVMCYTSIGLVLWEGHHHRRGKQWHRQRTLKLMVVLVLVFLLFQLPYTVVLSQKLVGQFCGLLLEYITCTLAYTRCCLNPILYALVGVRFRKDVLQLVHDSGCPCGFHVSLQTASSTSISAASPALTVLSACSPTSPDRSNSSSDAAAPLKFQFPASR; encoded by the exons ATGTTCAACGCCTCCAACACCACAG CGATGGATTACAGCACCGCTGACTTCCAGAACTACTCTGAATATGATAACGGCTCTTATCTCGATGAAGAGGACGCCTCTGACTGGTGTGAGGCTGGCGAGCAGCAGGAGCACGTCATCAAAATGTTTCAGACGTGTGCCTTCTGTCTCATCTTTCTGCTCGGCATCATGGGAAACTGCCTGGTGATCACCACCTTTGCCCTCTTCCGCCGCTTCCGGCTCCGCTCCATGACCGACGTCTTCCTGTTCCACCTGGCGCTGGCggacctcctgctgctcctcacgCTCCCCCTGCAGGCCACCGACACGCACCTCGGTTGGATCTTCTCCGAGTTCCTCTGCAAAGCCACACGCGCGTGCTACGCCATTAACACGTACAgcgggctgctgctgctcgccTGCATCAGCGTCGACCGCTACATGGTGGTGGCTCGAGCCCAGGAGATGCTGCGGCTGCGCAGTCGGATCCTGACCGCAGGGAAGGTCGCCACTGTGGGGGTCTGGATCGTCGCGGTTCTCCTCAGCCTGCCTGAAATCCTCTTTTCAGGAGTTTCCAGCAACCAAACTAACCAAACTTACTGCGTCGTGCAGAAGAGCGGGCAagccaagatggccaccaatgGAGCCATCATTGCGGTCTTCTGCGTGTCCCTCTTCATCATGGTGATGTGCTACACTTCCATCGGTTTGGTGTTGTGGGAGGGGCACCACCATCGGCGAGGGAAGCAGTGGCACCGCCAGCGCACGCTGAAGCTGATGGTGGTTCTGGTGCTGGTGTTCCTGCTCTTCCAGCTGCCGTACACCGTGGTGCTGTCCCAGAAGCTGGTGGGGCAGTTCTGCGGTCTGCTGCTGGAGTACATCACCTGCACGCTGGCGTACACGCGCTGCTGCCTCAACCCCATCCTGTACGCCCTGGTCGGCGTGCGCTTCCGGAAGGACGTGCTGCAGCTCGTGCACGACTCGGGCTGCCCGTGTGGCTTCCACGTCAGCCTGCAGACGGCGAGCTCCACCTCCATCTCGGCCGCCTCCCCAGCCCTCACCGTGCTCTCGGCCTGCTCGCCAACATCGCCGGATCGCAGCAACTCCAGCAGCGACGCGGCGGCTCCCCTCAAGTTCCAGTTCCCAGCCTCCAGATGA
- the ccr10 gene encoding C-C chemokine receptor type 10 isoform X3, translating into MDYSTADFQNYSEYDNGSYLDEEDASDWCEAGEQQEHVIKMFQTCAFCLIFLLGIMGNCLVITTFALFRRFRLRSMTDVFLFHLALADLLLLLTLPLQATDTHLGWIFSEFLCKATRACYAINTYSGLLLLACISVDRYMVVARAQEMLRLRSRILTAGKVATVGVWIVAVLLSLPEILFSGVSSNQTNQTYCVVQKSGQAKMATNGAIIAVFCVSLFIMVMCYTSIGLVLWEGHHHRRGKQWHRQRTLKLMVVLVLVFLLFQLPYTVVLSQKLVGQFCGLLLEYITCTLAYTRCCLNPILYALVGVRFRKDVLQLVHDSGCPCGFHVSLQTASSTSISAASPALTVLSACSPTSPDRSNSSSDAAAPLKFQFPASR; encoded by the coding sequence ATGGATTACAGCACCGCTGACTTCCAGAACTACTCTGAATATGATAACGGCTCTTATCTCGATGAAGAGGACGCCTCTGACTGGTGTGAGGCTGGCGAGCAGCAGGAGCACGTCATCAAAATGTTTCAGACGTGTGCCTTCTGTCTCATCTTTCTGCTCGGCATCATGGGAAACTGCCTGGTGATCACCACCTTTGCCCTCTTCCGCCGCTTCCGGCTCCGCTCCATGACCGACGTCTTCCTGTTCCACCTGGCGCTGGCggacctcctgctgctcctcacgCTCCCCCTGCAGGCCACCGACACGCACCTCGGTTGGATCTTCTCCGAGTTCCTCTGCAAAGCCACACGCGCGTGCTACGCCATTAACACGTACAgcgggctgctgctgctcgccTGCATCAGCGTCGACCGCTACATGGTGGTGGCTCGAGCCCAGGAGATGCTGCGGCTGCGCAGTCGGATCCTGACCGCAGGGAAGGTCGCCACTGTGGGGGTCTGGATCGTCGCGGTTCTCCTCAGCCTGCCTGAAATCCTCTTTTCAGGAGTTTCCAGCAACCAAACTAACCAAACTTACTGCGTCGTGCAGAAGAGCGGGCAagccaagatggccaccaatgGAGCCATCATTGCGGTCTTCTGCGTGTCCCTCTTCATCATGGTGATGTGCTACACTTCCATCGGTTTGGTGTTGTGGGAGGGGCACCACCATCGGCGAGGGAAGCAGTGGCACCGCCAGCGCACGCTGAAGCTGATGGTGGTTCTGGTGCTGGTGTTCCTGCTCTTCCAGCTGCCGTACACCGTGGTGCTGTCCCAGAAGCTGGTGGGGCAGTTCTGCGGTCTGCTGCTGGAGTACATCACCTGCACGCTGGCGTACACGCGCTGCTGCCTCAACCCCATCCTGTACGCCCTGGTCGGCGTGCGCTTCCGGAAGGACGTGCTGCAGCTCGTGCACGACTCGGGCTGCCCGTGTGGCTTCCACGTCAGCCTGCAGACGGCGAGCTCCACCTCCATCTCGGCCGCCTCCCCAGCCCTCACCGTGCTCTCGGCCTGCTCGCCAACATCGCCGGATCGCAGCAACTCCAGCAGCGACGCGGCGGCTCCCCTCAAGTTCCAGTTCCCAGCCTCCAGATGA
- the LOC108248989 gene encoding uncharacterized protein LOC108248989 yields MTIYLLLPALVLGSVASQSAGTTERRLDDVLNQTFTVFPTKHSPTEPNNQTSFLHRDETAEPEELNWNRSSAVITEDDESFQEQESEFPHRLCRRDLLVPLRNIYCGEPFHAEMQKIPPEDRCVLENVIRPYNDLTVCLEILTSQIECYYPNPDTEDFFLDIHSSYFHNCTEEEEAQAEDAPTSLVVALTIIPVSFIPVLVYLSVRKS; encoded by the exons ATGACCATCTACCTGCTCCTTCCTGCGCTCGTCCTCG GTTCAGTGGCGTCACAATCAGCCGGAACCACAGAGCGAAGGTTGGACGACGTTCTGAACCAAACTTTCACCGTTTTCCCAACTAAACACA gtccaacagaaccaaacaACCAGACGTCCTTTCTGCACAGAGATGAGACGGCAGAACCTGAAGAACTGAACTGGAACCGAAGCTCTGCGGTTATCACAGAGGATGACg agagcttccaggAGCAGGAGAGCGAGTTTCCTCACAGACTCTGCAGACGGGACCTGCTGGTGCCGCTCAGAAACATCTACTGTGGAGAACCCTTTCACGCAGAGATGCAGAAAATCCCCCCTGAAGACCGGTGTGTCCTGGAGAACGTCATCAG accGTATAATGACCTGACTGTCTGTTTGGAGATTCTGACCTCTCAGATTGAATGCTATTACCCAAACCCTGACACTGAAGACTTCTTCCTCGACATCCACTCCAGCTACTTCCACAACTGcaccgaggaagaggaggctcaGGCTGAAGATGCTCCTACCAGCCTGGTGGTGGCGCTCACCATCATCCCTGTGAGCTTCATCCCAGTCCTGGTTTATCTGTCTGTCAGGAAAAGTTAA
- the LOC112451529 gene encoding 5-hydroxytryptamine receptor 3A-like, which produces MKRWSTLYIANFLLPIFFFLCLDLASFLISDTGGEKLGFKITVLLAVTVMQLLLNEILPGSSEKIPLIVIFCIGIFSLMLLSVLETILVMNLIDRDNSSQEKETDDKRGTKRLCLCASIHDKLADETPFEVKKLCRDRLTEDFVTLKMVLDELEHIRSTQNLLSDRKEGYWTKMAKRIDKIFTMFYFLAVIVFLVTMLSLWNSDD; this is translated from the exons ATGAAGAGGTGGTCCACTCTCTACATCGCTAACTTCCTGCTgcccatcttcttcttcttgtgtctgGACTTGGCTTCCTTCCTGATTTCAGACACCGGAGGAGAGAAGCTCGGCTTCAAGATTACTGTCCTGCTCGCCGTCACGGTGATGCAGCTTCTTCTGAATGAAATTCTTCCCGGTTCATCTGAAAAAATTCCTCTTATAG TCATCTTCTGCATTGGGATTTTCTCACTGATGCTGCTCAGCGTGCTGGAGACGATTCTGGTGATGAATCTGATCGACAGAGACAATTCATCacaagagaaagagacagacgACAAACGAG GAACTAAAAGGTTGTGTCTCTGTGCATCCATCCACGATAAGTTGGCCGATGAAACACCGTTTGAGGTCAAAAAG CTCTGCAGAGACCGGCTGACTGAAGACTTTGTCACTCTGAAAATGGTCTTAGATGAGCTGGAACACATTAGGAGCACACAGAATCTCCTCAGCGACAGGAAGGAAGGCTActggaccaaaatggctaaaagaaTTGACAAGATCTTCAcgatgttttattttctagcAGTCATCGTGTTTTTAGTCACTATGCTTTCTTTGTGGAACAGTGATGATTAA